The window AAGTCTGTCGATGGTCAGGCCGAGCTGAGCAGCATCCTCCAGATGCAAAGCGATATCGCCAATACGGAAGACGACTTGTCTTACCTTGCAAGCGTGGCTTTGGATGCCGACATCTATATTAAGTATACCCCAGAAGTGACGAATGACGAAGTCTCCGTCGAAGTTTCTGCCTACGAAACCTCGACCGCACGCCTCCTCGGTTCGCAGTCTGCAGTCGTCCGCAACAACGGCCATACTTCCAAAATCAACATCAATTCAAACATCGGCGCAGCCGTCCGCAAGGCTATGCCCGGACTTGAACAGAAGATTCTCGGATACTGGAAGATGGACCTCGCCAAGGGTACACAGTACAAGGTCGTCGTTAACATCAAGGGTGAATACTCCGACAGCCAGACCGAAGACCTCCACGACGCCATCATGAAGGGCCTCAAGAGCAACTTCAGTTCCGTGAAGGTAAACGTGATGACCGCCAAGACACTTGACTTCGTCATCTACGCCAATCCCTTGCAGTACAAGGATTCCCAAGAAGTCTACTCGAAGATCAGACAGGTATTCAAGCCTATCGCAGAGACCAAGAAGAATAACATCACTCGTAAGCTGATTTTGATGGAGCTGAACTAGTAATGAATATCAAAGCCCTTATCCTTTGTGCGTGTCTTGCTGTAATCCCGGCGATGGCAGGGAAAATCGTCACCTACACCGCCACCTCCACAGTATCGCAAGAAGATGCGAACAACACCGCCATGGCAGGCGTCGCAAAGCAGATCAAGTCCCAAGTTAGCGCCACCCAGACTCTGACCAAGTACGAAGACATCAACGATGGCAAAAGCGTCCTCGGTGAAACTTACAGGTCCAAGAGCAATGTCAAGAGCAACGTCGTCTTGAAAGGCGTCAAGGTGACTCCTGTAAAAGTGGATAAAGGCTTCAAGGCAACCGCAACTCTCGACATGGACGAGTTCACCGCAAGCCTCCAGTTCCGTCTGAAGACTTTAAAACAGGACATCGCTAAACTCGAGAAGTCCGCTAGAAAGGCTATCGACACTCGCGTTTATATCAATGCCGCAAACGACTTGGAAAAAGCCGAAGACAAGGTCAACGAATACAATTTCTATCTGCTCCAGCTTGCCGATATTTATCCGCTGGACGACAGCCATCGTTTGCAACATGGTCTCCCCGAAATCGAGAACATGCTCATCGAAAGACTTTCGAACATCACGATTACAACGACGACCGAACCGAACTTTGAACTGACCAAGGCCGAAATGCCGTCCTGGAATGTAATCGTCAAGGATTCGATTGGTCCTGTGCCAAGCTTCCCGCTTGTCGCTCGTCAAAGCAAGACTCTCTCAGAACGCCGTACGCAGAAAAATGGTATTGCCACGTTCAAGCTGCGCAACGTCAACTTCGACAAGGGCCCGTACGTGATTACCGTGGAGCCGAACTTCCCGCTTGAAGTTCTGAAAAAGGCTGGTTTGAGAAACGCCCTTGAAGTTCCGTACCGCGTGAAGCTTTCCCGTTGCGAAGTCAAGCTCAACTGCGACATGATCGCAAACGCTTGCAACGCTCTTGAAAACGCTCTTTCGAAGAAGTCCATCTTCGTCAGCCCAGACGAAGAATCGACGGCACCGGAACTTAGCGTAGAAATCGAAAACACCTTCAGAGGCAAACTCGGGTTTATCTCGTCCTTTGACTTTACCATTTCTATCAAGGGCGACAAGGTCAACTTTTTCACAACGGCAAAAGGTGTCGGCAAGAATGAAGTTGATGCAACCATCAGCGCTATCAAGAAGACGGACTTTAGCCCGCTCCAGAAGCAGCTGTTGCCGCTCTGCAAATAATTGATGGAATTCACGTGGTCACAAAACCAATAGATGCAATTTTAGACAATTTATAAATGTATCTTTGCAAAGCCGCTGGTTAGCGGCTTTTTTCTATGCAAAAAAGAATTTTATCGATACTGTTCATTCTGTTGCTCGCAATCCCGGTTGCGGCGGGTTTCAAGGTGAACAAGGCGGGACTCCCCAAGCGCCCGCAGAACAGTTACGTGTACGACGAAGACCGCTTGCTTTCAAAGCAAGAAGTGCAGTTCGTCAATGCGCTTTCTGAAGAGCTTTACAGAAAAGCAGGCTTTGGACTTGCGGTAGCGCTCATCCATGACATCGGCTTTGCGGACTTTAGAGATTACGCACTGAACATTGCCGAAAGCTGGGGCGTTGGCGACAAATCAAACGAAGGCGTCCTGATTTTTGCGGCGATGAAGCAGCACAAGCGTAGTGTCGAAGTCGGCTATGGCGCCGAGGGCTACTTGCCCGACGTGCTCGTGGAACGGCTCCAGCAAAAGACGATTGTCCCTGCATTCAGAGTTGAAAAGTATGGCCAGGGCGTGATGATGCTCGCCTGGGAAATTGCGCAAGTTGTCGCCAAGGAAAAAGGCATCACGCTTGAGGTCAATACCGACCAGCTCCCGCAAGAAGAAGAAAACAGCCCATTCGGACTCGCACTCATTATTTTCGTGATTCTGTTCCTACTTGTTTCGAAGAACGGCGGCGGGCGCGGAAACGGATGTCTCTGGTTCCTGCTCGGGAACGCCCTTAGCAATAGCAGCCGCGGGCATCACGGGCCACGAGGGGGATTCGGTGGAGGCTTTGGCGGTTTTGGCGGCGGAGGCGGCTTTGGTGGCGGTTTCGGCGGTGGATTTGGTGGAGGCCACTTTGGCGGTGGCGGCTCCGGCGGAGGATGGTAAACTATGAAGAAGATTTTAAGCGTTGCAGAATTTCAGAATTCGGAATGGCCGAAACTTTTTGAAGAAGCGCTCGGCGACAATCTCGTTTCGGCGTTCGTTCACGGAGATTGCCTTATGGAAGGGTTTTCCGCATTGGAATCTCCATGGACCGTCAGCTTCATCTTGAAGTCCAATTCCGCACAGGACCTGCTCCCGCTACAAAAGCTCACATCAAAAGCTAAGCATGAGAACATCGTGTTCAATCACGTGTTCAGCCGTTATGAAATCAAGACTTCGCAAGACGTGTTCCCGCTGGAATTTTTGCATATCAAGAGCCGAAATGTAACGATTTGTGGCGAGGCGCCGATTGCAGACTTTTACCCGAACCTCGCAGAACTGCGAATCGAATGCGAACGCGAACTGCGCGGACTTCTCGTGCATTTACGCCGAGCATTCCTTTACCTCAAGGAAGACCGCAATCCGCACGGGATTTACGTGCGTTCTGCAACGACACTCCTCCCCTTGCTTTACGGTGTCTATTACCTTTCAACAGGCAATTATCCCGAAAATCACGAACAAGTTTACGAAATGTTCCCGGGCGTGCGCATCCCCGAAATGTCAAAAGACAACGACGTGATTATATCAAACATCAACAAGTACATCGAAGCCGTGACTGCAATCGTCAATCAAGTCGATGCGATGAAAGTTTAATAATTGTAAGGCGGATCAATCGAACTTTCTCTTCCAAACAGGTTCGTCTGTAATAGACTGTCGAGCTTTCAAAGAATCATCAACATAAAGAGTTCGCAGTCTCTCTAGTACAGGAATTGTCGGCACAGACTTTCGTCTCTTTTCCTTCATTTTGTCATCATCGCGACGAACAGGGTTATCAAGGACGGATGTCTTAAATCCGTCTTTAAAAGTTTCTTCCTCAATCAGTTCACCGTTTTCATTCCATTTTTTCCATACACCTATGGGCTTGTCTAACTCATAGTATTCTTCAGCCTTTAAACGTCCATTTTCGAACCACGTTTTTCTAACGCCGTTGAGTTTTCCTTCGTTATAATGTTCCTCCTCGGCGATTTTCCCATTTTCATGCCATTTTTTCCGAACGCCTTCTAAATTGCCGTCTTTATAATAAAACATGGCTTTCAATTTTCCATTTTTATACCATCTCTTCCATACGCCATGGGCTTTATCTGATACATAATTATCTTCCCATTGCATTTTCCCATTTTCATACCACCATTTCCAAGTTCCATAACGTTTACCATCTTTATAAATGACCTTCGATTTCAGACGACCATTTATATACCATTCTGTCCAAGTTCCTTCGAACTTACCATTTTTATAGAATCGTTCATCTTTCAATTGTCCGTATTCGGACCACGCTTTCCAAGGGCCATCATATTCTCCTAACTTATACGAAATTATCTCTTTCAACTTGCCGTCATGAAACCATTTTTTACTAACACCATCTTTTTTACCCGATACATAAAAAGATTCTTCCGCCAATTGTCCGTTCCAATACCAAGATTTCCAAGGTCCTTCTCGTTTATCAGACTTGTACATTCCATCGAGTTCCAAAAAACCATTTTCATACCATGCTTTCCACGCCCCTTCTTTTCGGCCTAATCTATAACCATGCTCACAAAGCTTTTGCCCATTATAATGCCAAATTTTCAAGATGCCATCTATTTTCCCTGATTTATAAAACATTTCAGAATGCAATCGACCATTATCAAACCAACGTTTACTAGTTCCTTCTCGCACTCCGTTCTTATAATGTTCTTCTGATTCTATTTTTCCATTCGCATACCATTCTCTACTTACACTATCTCGAATAAAGTCATCATAGCAACCCGAAAGTCGATGACAATTCTGAATCCAGTAATTATACATTTTACCTTTATAAAATTCTTCTCTCGACAATTGTCCATTGCTATGCCACCATCTCCAAACGCTATCCCGCATACCTTCATGATAAAAGCCTTCAAAAGCAAGTTGTCCATTTTCGTGCCACGATTTCCACACACCATTCGGTTTGTCATTTTTATAAAAGCCCGTCTCTTTTACTTTTCCACCCCAATAATAAGAGATGTATTTGCCCTCTTTGACATTTTTACAATATGTTGTAATGGATTTAACCGTATTTTGATTGTAATATTCCTTGCGCTCTTCTTCGCCACAAGCGGCGAGAAGTAAAACGGAGGCCAAAAGCAGCGTGAATAAGACAACCTTTTTCAATTTCATAATCAGACTTATTTATTGCAAATTAAGAACAATCTAGTAATATACAACATACGAAAAAAAATGATTATAGACAACTGGTTAAATTATCGTAAATAAAGGAGATGCCCGGTCGAGGCCGGGCATGACAACATTGGTTTAACGAACTTATTCTGCGGTTTTGCGGTAGGCTTTGGGCGAGACTCCGACGAGGCGCTTGAAGAACTTTCCAAAGAACGAAACATCCGGGAAGTTCAGAATCTTAGAGACTTTCTGGATGTCTCTGGAAGACGAGCGCAACAGAACTTTTGCATCAAGCGCAATATGTTCGTCAATCCAACGCTTGGCATTCTTGCCAGTCTGCTCTTCGGCAACGGCAGAGAGGTACTTCGGCGTAATGCCGAGTTCATCGGCATAGAATTTCACGGAATGCTGTTCGCGATGTTTTTCGACGACGAGGTCAATAAACTGCGCAAATAGCACCTGGCCACGACTCTTGACGACATCCGTCGTGAGCGATTCATCGACAAAGCCGATGCATTCGTACAAAAGTCCAATCAGATGATTCTTGAGGACCTGCAAGCGGCAAGCATTCGTCTCTGTCGTTTCAAACTTTTTCTTCAAGAATTCAAAGCTTG of the Fibrobacter sp. UWB2 genome contains:
- a CDS encoding helix-turn-helix domain-containing protein — translated: MRQANVLPDKIAMITSLKEFGLENYVKVQAAVLLLVKRGSVDVELDLKTYHLEAGALFVVFPEQVLRAKKASADFEPVCIACSKNMIDELIIRFDDNTRLILRFRENPLQQLDKGKFEQLNASFEFLKKKFETTETNACRLQVLKNHLIGLLYECIGFVDESLTTDVVKSRGQVLFAQFIDLVVEKHREQHSVKFYADELGITPKYLSAVAEEQTGKNAKRWIDEHIALDAKVLLRSSSRDIQKVSKILNFPDVSFFGKFFKRLVGVSPKAYRKTAE
- a CDS encoding toxin-antitoxin system YwqK family antitoxin encodes the protein MKLKKVVLFTLLLASVLLLAACGEEERKEYYNQNTVKSITTYCKNVKEGKYISYYWGGKVKETGFYKNDKPNGVWKSWHENGQLAFEGFYHEGMRDSVWRWWHSNGQLSREEFYKGKMYNYWIQNCHRLSGCYDDFIRDSVSREWYANGKIESEEHYKNGVREGTSKRWFDNGRLHSEMFYKSGKIDGILKIWHYNGQKLCEHGYRLGRKEGAWKAWYENGFLELDGMYKSDKREGPWKSWYWNGQLAEESFYVSGKKDGVSKKWFHDGKLKEIISYKLGEYDGPWKAWSEYGQLKDERFYKNGKFEGTWTEWYINGRLKSKVIYKDGKRYGTWKWWYENGKMQWEDNYVSDKAHGVWKRWYKNGKLKAMFYYKDGNLEGVRKKWHENGKIAEEEHYNEGKLNGVRKTWFENGRLKAEEYYELDKPIGVWKKWNENGELIEEETFKDGFKTSVLDNPVRRDDDKMKEKRRKSVPTIPVLERLRTLYVDDSLKARQSITDEPVWKRKFD
- a CDS encoding YgcG family protein is translated as MQKRILSILFILLLAIPVAAGFKVNKAGLPKRPQNSYVYDEDRLLSKQEVQFVNALSEELYRKAGFGLAVALIHDIGFADFRDYALNIAESWGVGDKSNEGVLIFAAMKQHKRSVEVGYGAEGYLPDVLVERLQQKTIVPAFRVEKYGQGVMMLAWEIAQVVAKEKGITLEVNTDQLPQEEENSPFGLALIIFVILFLLVSKNGGGRGNGCLWFLLGNALSNSSRGHHGPRGGFGGGFGGFGGGGGFGGGFGGGFGGGHFGGGGSGGGW